Proteins from one Podospora pseudoanserina strain CBS 124.78 chromosome 1, whole genome shotgun sequence genomic window:
- a CDS encoding hypothetical protein (COG:H; EggNog:ENOG50KOG1083) — protein MPATRKRALPELSSENAQEPPQDSLLLRIRNMWQFANLVQFMMLFGKALKLDDNLDIEDLEAECLKPGSMALQNIGLGFLKFLSSHRGLTHDLFDEYTRRQYLNKAPEKNPFGNSEVSLRFADFDVFTKIRILQQMTQFIIMSSEKLRDKTEEQKDTDQTNWRIEPYGWDRHDRTYYVLDDNRLYRMSEAPAAPAKPKKNTKKAKAAQRANKRRRVASGAASDNEDAGDEASEAGAPAEPEDDGLGGMKWECLAATLSEVRDFISSLEKTKDPNEKILRNQIQAHLLPILEQQEESRRRKQLQREKELLNLEKMAHAKRSSRIAGKLEHRKEEERARGEERRQREEEAARRKEETKRAKIEREREHRLMSREHRLKEREVRRLQHEEELAQLSEDSKSTASARMSDRRRIAEIERNKKALQELEEEEEDWIFDCICGAYGQIDDGTHSVACERCNVWQHSKCLGIDEKEAEEEDFHFVCEPCRRREKEAEQRPLTKLKVNKQEEAPVSSSPQSAPTENTTGEADGRARLVVELPLKASSGVDESTEQPVSAPSLDEANGDRPATTKLPDLQGSNLFSSPRPNLFPHAQLSRGNPVSGASDGSLPVLPESGNGISPIKESHRPSSPPTKTLASIGEPGRPASPILNITNTFRPPQSQDSRSDGRSSPLPPSSISPTKHSPPPQRRGVNRTNGNGIATPSQSFGNPGASIFPPAAALSPSPRQQILTPPVKNPGPVRVPPLGPAPAVLPPTPNQSSEKIGL, from the exons ATGCCGGCAACGCGCAAACGGGCGCTGCCCGAGCTCAGCTCGGAAAATGCCCAAGAGCCGCCGCAGGActcccttctccttcgcATCAGGAATATGTGGCAATTCGCCAACTTGGTTCAGTTCATGATGTTATTTGGCAAAGCCCTGAAGCTCGACGACAATTTGGACATAGAG GATTTGGAGGCAGAATGTTTGAAGCCTGGGTCCATGGCTTTGCAGAATATTGGCCTGGGCTTCCTCAagttcctctcctcccaccgtGGCCTAAC GCACGATCTATTCGACGAGTACACGAGACGGCAATATCTCAACAAAGCGCCGGAGAAGAACCCGTTTGGCAATTCAGAGGTTTCATTGCGCTTTGCCGATTTTGATGTCTTCACCAAG ATTCGTATTCTGCAACAAATGACGcagttcatcatcatgagctCCGAGAAGCTGCGGGATAAGACGGAGGAACAAAAGGATACAGATCAGACGAACTGG CGGATTGAACCCTACGGATGGGATCGACATGATCGAACATACTACGTGCTCGACGACAACCGATTGTACCGCATGTCGGAGGCGCCGGCGGCACCAGCAAAACCTAAGaagaacaccaagaaggCGAAAGCAGCACAACGTGCCAACAAACGGCGCCGCGTAGCATCTGGTGCCGCGAGCGATAACGAGGATGCTGGAGATGAGGCCTCTGAAGCTGGCGCGCCCGCCGAACCAGAGGATGATGGGCTTGGAGGCATGAAATGGGAATGCTTGGCCGCCACCTTGAGCGAGGTCCGCGACTTCATTTCATCCTTGGAGAAAACCAAAGACCCCAATGAGAAGATTCTCCGCAATCAGATTCAAGCTCACCTCCTGCCGATCCTCGAGCAACAGGAAGAATCCAGAAGACGTAAACAACTACAACGAGAAAAGGAGCTTCTGAACCTGGAGAAAATGGCGCACGCTAAGAGGTCGAGTCGAATCGCTGGCAAGCTTGAACACCGTAAAGAGGAAGAACGTGCCCGCGGAGAAGAGCGGAGGCAGcgcgaggaagaggccgcTAGAcgcaaggaggagacgaaACGGGCAAAGATCGAGCGCGAAAGAGAACACAGGCTGATGTCAAGAGAGCACCGgctgaaggagagagaggttcGACGTCTTCAgcatgaggaggagttggctCAGCTGTCCGAGGACAGCAAGAGCACAGCCTCTGCCCGTATGTCAGACCGTCGAAGGATTGCCGAGATCGAGCGGAACAAGAAGGCTTTgcaggagctggaagaggaagaggaggactgGATTTTTGATTGCATTTGCGGCGCATACGGACAAATCGACGACGGAACCCACAGTGTTGCCTGTGAGCGGTGTAATGTCTGGCAGCACAGCAAGTGTCTTGGCATCGATGAaaaggaggctgaggaggaagatttTCACTTTGTTTGCGAACCTTGTCGTCGGCGAGAAAAGGAAGCTGAGCAGCGGCctctcaccaagctcaaggtgAATAAGCAGGAAGAAGCTCCggtctcttcctcgccacaATCCGCACCAACTGAAAACACCACGGGCGAGGCTGATGGTCGTGCCCGACTGGTTGTGGAGCTGCCATTGAAGGCCTCctctggtgttgatgaatCGACAGAGCAGCCGGTGTCTGCACCATCATTGGACGAAGCAAATGGGGACCGCCCCGCAACGACGAAACTCCCAGATTTACAGGGGAGCAACCTGTTTTCATCGCCACGTCCGAATCTGTTCCCGCACGCTCAGCTGTCCCGTGGCAATCCTGTGTCCGGCGCCTCCGATGGCAGTCTTCCTGTGCTCCCCGAAAGCGGCAATGGTATCTCCCCCATAAAGGAATCGCACCGTCcttcgtcaccaccaacaaagaCACTTGCTTCGATCGGAGAACCAGGCCGACCTGCCTCGCCTATATTGAACATTACCAACACGTTCAGACCTCCGCAGTCCCAGGATAGCAGATCAGACGGGCGGTCATCACCTTTGCCGCCATCGAGTATCTCTCCCACTAAGcactcgcctcctcctcagcgtcGCGGTGTCAACAGGACCAATGGTAACGGGATCGCCACTCCTTCGCAGAGTTTTGGCAATCCAGGCGCGTCGATATTCCCTCCCGCTGCCGCCTTGTCGCCTTCCCCGAGGCAGCAAATCCTCACCCCTCCCGTGAAAAACCCAGGGCCAGTCAGAGTCCCCCCACTGGGACCCGCACCTGCCGTGTTGCCTCCTACACCAAACCAATCCTCTGAGAAAATTGGCTTGTGA